The stretch of DNA CGGCTGCCGGCGCGGCGTCCGCCACAGGAGAGCACGGCCCATGGCCAAGGCAAACGAGTTGAAACGCGGCAAGGTGGTCCAGCACGAGGGGGGCAACTATACGGTCACGGATGTGACGCGGGTGTCCAAGGGTAACTGGCGAAGCTACCTGCAGGTCAAGCTCAAGTCGCTCAAGGACGGCCGGGTGCTGGACGCACGTTATTCGCCCGATGACCGGGTCGACATCCTGTACGTGGACACGAAGCCGTTCCAATTCCTTTACCGGGAGGGCAACAACTTCGTGCTGATGGACCAGGAGTCGTACGACCAGATCGAGGTTGATCTCGAGCTGATGTCCGGCGGCGAGAACTTCCTTCGCGGCCAGGAGATCCTGACGGTCTCGTTCATCGACGGCAAGATCGTGTCGGTCGAGCTACCGAACGTCGTCGAACTCCAGGTCGTCGACACGACACCCGCGATCAAGGGCGCAACAGCTACGAATCAGAACAAGGATGCCCAGCTCGAGACCGGCCTGGTCGTGAAGGTGCCACCCTTCATCGAGAATGGCGAGCTTGTGCGGGTCGACACGCGCACCGGCGAGTATCTGGAGCGCGCCAAGAGCTGAGAAGCGGGCGCATCCGGCGTCGCCGGTACCCAGGGGGTACGGCCAGGACAGCGAGCAGCGATGAGACAGGCAAGCGGGAATCCGGCGGGGTCACAGCAATTGTGCCCGGGCGGGCTGGGCGATCCATTTACCGGTCGGCGGATCCACCGCCGTGAGGCACGCAAACCATGAACTGGCTGCTGAGTATCGGGGATACGGACATTCTGCGCGACGCGACCCGGCCGGGCGCCGTTTTCTGGTACCGGGCGCGGCGGGGCGGCCTGCGAGTCTGGCTTTCGCTGGGGTTGACCCTGCTGCTCGCGGCCGTCGTGACCTTGCTGGTACTCGGACCGGAAGGTACCGGGGTCTCGTGGCTTTCGCGCGAGTGGCTCTCGATCGTGGTGGCGTTCGTGTTCGTCTGCTGGGGTGGCATCACGGGCTGGCTGATCCATGACTTCATGCCTTCCAGCAACGACCGTGTCGTGCTCCGGCTGCGTTCGTTCGTGCGCGGCACCGTTGACCCGCTGGAAGAGCGCGTGCGGGCGTATTCGGAAGCCGAACTGAAGGGCAAAACGACTGAGTTCCGGCAGCGGCTGGCGGACGGCGCCGCGCTCGACGAAATCCGGCCGGAGGCCTATGCCTGCGTGCGTGAAGCGTCGCGCCGGGCGCGGGATCACCGCCAATTCGAATGTCAGCTCATCGGCGGCAAGGTGCTGGAGGACTGCAACGTCGCGGAAATGCGGACCGGCGAGGGCAAAACAATCGTTTGCTACGCGGCCAACTATCTGAAAATCCTGCAGGGGCTGCACGTCCACATGGTCACGGTGAACGACTACCTCGTGCGCCGCGACGCGGAGTTCGCCCGTCCGATCTTCGAGCTGCTGGGGGTTTCGGTAGGCTTCATTACCGCCGATATGCAGACCTGGGGGCCCGAAGCCGAGGTTCGCCGCCAGGCCTACGGCTGCGACATCACCTACGGCACCAACAGTGAATTCGGCTTCGACTACCTGCGCGACAACATGAAGCTTTCGCCGCGCGACCAGGTGCAGGGTCCGCTGCACTTTGTAGTCGTCGACGAAGTCGACAGCATCCTGATCGACGAGGCCCGCACGCCGCTGATCATCTCGGGGCCGGCTCACGATGACGTGAACAAGTACCGCGTCGCCGACAATGTGGCACGCTCCCTGGTCCGCCGGCAGGAACAGGCCATCTCCGAGACCCGCGGTCGTCTCGCGGACATCGAGCGAGACCCGCTGGCTTTCGGTCTCGACCCGAACGACGCGAAGTACCGGGACGCCATCAAGAAGTTCAAGG from Phycisphaerales bacterium encodes:
- the efp gene encoding elongation factor P, whose amino-acid sequence is MAKANELKRGKVVQHEGGNYTVTDVTRVSKGNWRSYLQVKLKSLKDGRVLDARYSPDDRVDILYVDTKPFQFLYREGNNFVLMDQESYDQIEVDLELMSGGENFLRGQEILTVSFIDGKIVSVELPNVVELQVVDTTPAIKGATATNQNKDAQLETGLVVKVPPFIENGELVRVDTRTGEYLERAKS